In Nilaparvata lugens isolate BPH chromosome 5, ASM1435652v1, whole genome shotgun sequence, the following proteins share a genomic window:
- the LOC111048637 gene encoding uncharacterized protein LOC111048637 isoform X3 gives MADNASNAATVHEPSQKIPGQRPGSWVYYNGGYCYHINKTTNDKRYLVCAQSRCWAKAWMRLEENAPIFQLGIFVHAHLPDYEKAPKMQFLHNVKKRSREEADRSVKSILLDESLNVRR, from the exons atggcggataatgctTCAAATGCAGCAACAGTTCATGAGCCATCCCAGAAAATTCCTGGACAGAGACCAGGAAGCTGGGTCTATTATAACGGAGGGTATTGTTATCATATCAACAAAACCACCAACGATAAAAG ATATTTGGTCTGCGCTCAATCCCGGTGTTGGGCAAAGGCGTGGATGCGGCTGGAGGAAAATGCTCCCATCTTCCAGTTAGGGATATTCGTGCACGCGCACCTCCCTGATTACGAAAAGGCGCCAAAAATGCAGTTCCTCCATAATGTAAAAAAGAGGTCGAGGGAGGAGGCTGATCGCAGCGTAAAGTCTATCTTGTTGGATGAGTCACTTAA
- the LOC111048637 gene encoding uncharacterized protein LOC111048637 isoform X2 — MADNASNAATVHEPSQKIPGQRPGSWVYYNGGYCYHINKTTNDKRYLVCAQSRCWAKAWMRLEENAPIFQLGIFVHAHLPDYEKAPKMQFLHNVKKRSREEADRSVKSILLDESLKGLRIQIRSH; from the exons atggcggataatgctTCAAATGCAGCAACAGTTCATGAGCCATCCCAGAAAATTCCTGGACAGAGACCAGGAAGCTGGGTCTATTATAACGGAGGGTATTGTTATCATATCAACAAAACCACCAACGATAAAAG ATATTTGGTCTGCGCTCAATCCCGGTGTTGGGCAAAGGCGTGGATGCGGCTGGAGGAAAATGCTCCCATCTTCCAGTTAGGGATATTCGTGCACGCGCACCTCCCTGATTACGAAAAGGCGCCAAAAATGCAGTTCCTCCATAATGTAAAAAAGAGGTCGAGGGAGGAGGCTGATCGCAGCGTAAAGTCTATCTTGTTGGATGAGTCACTTAA